The following coding sequences are from one Humulus lupulus chromosome X, drHumLupu1.1, whole genome shotgun sequence window:
- the LOC133806909 gene encoding uncharacterized protein LOC133806909, whose protein sequence is MEVHKIIHLQMVANQQLDAFIDTKRVTKSFIPAINALARINIPTGQHANISANTSMTCLKHGRPFGSKDKNPRRRRELLNHVGTLEITHTPMENLNEMGDVIEKSTLEEVHVLMKMKKSR, encoded by the coding sequence ATGGAAGTTCATAAAATTATCCATTTACAAATGGTTGCAAATCAACAGTTGGATGCATTTATTGATACCAAGAGAGTGACAAAGTCTTTTATACCAGCTATAAATGCACTAGCTCGAATAAATATCCCAACTGGACAACATGCTAATATATCAGCAAATACATCTATGACATGTCTAAAACATGGTAGACCATTCGGTTCCAAAGACAAGAAcccaaggagaagaagggagTTATTAAATCATGTTGGCACTTTGGAAATCACACATACTCCTATGGAGAATTTAAATGAAATGGGAGACGTAATTGAGAAATCAACCCTAGAAGAGGTTCATGTTCTgatgaaaatgaagaaatcacGATAA